In Rosa rugosa chromosome 4, drRosRugo1.1, whole genome shotgun sequence, the genomic stretch ACTCAGCCACTCCACTCCCTCTAGATGTATAAACCATCCCACACTCTTGCCCTTGCTCTAGGTGTAAATCTCGAAACTGCCATTGTTTGTGGAAATGTGTTTGTGGCTTGGTAATTCTAGCTCTTTCGTTATCGATGGAACATGGATCTACAAACGGACAAACCCTTATGTGTGTTGAGCTTCATAATTCAATGAAATGACTCGACACGAAGTCTATGCTGTGATTGTTAGTATTATCTTTAGAGGATATCCAAATACGAGATACTTTAATGTGAAAGTTAATTTTAGGAGTTAGGCTTATTTGGGCAAATAAATATTAGATATTTGAATCAAATAATTTGATTCATTAGCAAAAAGTTTGTGGCCAACTAGGTAGAGTATTTCTCATGAACAACGTTAAATAAAGTTCAAGCCTCAAATCCTACCCCCAAAATAGAAGAATAAGAATAATTGTAAAGTTATTTATAACTTTTGACTAAAgtaaagcattttttttttctttctgtttatgcATGAGAATAGAGTTTTATTATTTATCAATATTTTGATGCTTTACATATAAAGTTTGGTTATAGATGTAGCCTAGTTGAAactttttttaagaaaaattttTGAGATAAATTGTTGGTATTTACGTTTACTTAATCATGTCATGAGTAATCAACCTAGTACAAATTACAAAGATTTCATTGTCAGTTTTGCCATTTCACACAACTTATTAagatcataaaaaataaaacatccGTCTCCTATGTCCTATGCAACAACAGCTAAACTCATTAAAAGTTAGGTTATCTCTATATTTATAAACAAGAAATTAATATGATTGCTTACATATGAAAGTAAACTTCAATGAAACACACACTTAAATCCAAACCTAACTATGACTTTATAAGTAACGATGTGATCATTTGTATCATAGGATATGAAGCTTGAAACTAATTAACATTGATCCATGTTAATTCATAGATTTTTTAGGTTTATACATGTTGCTCGTAATTAGAGGAGCCAGCAAAGGGCAGTCCTGGAAACACAAACCCCTAGTCAGCGTCCACAAAAAGGAATAAGAAACGGTCTCGTCCCCGACCAAGCCTTAAACTCGCTCCCCATATATAACCACCAAACCAACCGACTCTTTCCTAATCATTCCACACCTCTCCTTTAATTTTCTTCCGTTTCACCTCTCCCCCTCCCCCAAAACATACCAATCCTTCAATCTCAGGACACCTCCCTGAAAATTAACAACCAACCACAAAATGGGTGCAACTGATAACCAGAACTCCTTCCTCAACCGCATCAGCATCCGACGAAACCAGGTGGTTTCCATGGAAGGTAGCCACGACCAGGAGCTCGAAGACCTCGAACACTTCCAGAAACACGTCGCCGATCGCTTCCTCGACCTTTTATCTCCTCCCGAAGACTCCCCCTCCGACCCGTTTCTGTCCATTGCCTGGATACGCAAGCTTCTCGACGTGTTTCTCTGCTGCGAGGCCGAGTTCAAGGCCGTCGTGCTGATGGGCCGCGACCCCATCCAGATCACCAAGCCTCCGCTCGACCGGTTGGTCCCGGAGTTTCTTGACCGAGTTGTGAAAGCTTTGGACATCTGCAATGCTGTTTCCAGCGGGGTTGAATCGGTCAGACATTTCCAGAAGCTGGCCGAGATTGCAGTTTCGGCTCTGGAGCAGCGCCCGATCGGCGACGGGCAGGTCCGGCGAGCCAAGAAGGCTTTGAATTCACTGGTCACGGCCATGGCAATTGAGGACAAAGAAGGGCAGACTACTAAGGCCACGGAGAGGACGTGGTCGTTTGGGCGGAGGACCGGAGTCTCGGCCCCGAATAAGGACAGGGCCGCCGGTCATTTCCGGGCTTTGTCTTGGGGCATGTCGAAGGGGTGGTCGTCGGCGAAGCAGATTCAGGCTATGTCGATGAACCTGGTGGCTCCGAGAGGGAATGAGACGTCGAGTTTGGTGCAGCCGGTGTACATTATGAGCACGATTATGCTGTTTGTGATGTGGATATTGGTGACGGCTGTGCCGTGCCAGGAGCGGACGGGGCTGATGACGCATTTTCAGGTGCCGAGGAACTTGGTGTGGGCGCAGTCGTTGATTGGTTTGCAGGACAAGATAGCGGAGGagtggaagaagaaggagaagaaatgCGCGGCGGGGCTGCTGGAGGAGCTGCAGAAGATGGAGAAATTGGGGCAGTCTCTGATCGAGTTTGCGGATAATTTTCAGTTCCCGGCGGAGGCGGAGAGGCTAGAGGAGGTGGCGGCGCAGGTGGCGGAGCTGGCGGAGATTTGTAAGAGGATGGAGGAAGGGTTGGTGCCTCTGCAGCAGCAGATAAGGGAACTATTCCACAGGGCCGTGAGGAGCAGGACGGAGGTGCTTGAGGTATTGGACCAAGGTGGTAAAGGTACTCCACCCATGATGTGAAATTGGATTTGATTGAACAAACATGGTGCTTGGAGTTTTTTGATGCTGCAAAATGTGGATTAGTATAGTTATAGAAGAAGGGTTTGGTATTGGGTAGGATTGAGTATATATAGCTCTCTAAGAGCTTCAGCTGCTGATCAAGAAGATTGAGCTGAAGTAGTAATGCTTTGCTTATCTACTCTGTTTTTTTGGGTGTTAAATTATTTGAGTACAGAAACTCTAACTGGAAGAGGACATGTACatatacccaattaagttaattggtgttttctcttttttgttgAGTTTTTGAAATCAGAGAATCACTTGTTCTTCAATTTCTCtttgttcctttcttctttgtcatGTACAGGCTAGGGTGTTCTAAGAGTTTGTTGATATGGAATCCAAAGTTCAGTAGGGTTCCAAAAATCTCAGATTGTTTGTGTTCTGTTAGCACAGCTTCTTGCGATTGGCTTTCACCTATTCATTGTTCAAGTGTTAAAGATAAGATGCATAAAAGTTTAACTACCAACCGAAAGTCAAAAAGGTTACAACCGCAAATTGGGGCATAGATAGCTTCAATGATGAAATTATTGACATTCATGCATGCCACTTTATCTCACCGGAGCAATCCGGCCCACCAACCAAGTTTTATTTGCTAAATCGGTAAATTCTAAGATTTTTCTATTATATAAGGAGTTTTGAAGAGGGCAAAAAGTAGTTTTGTATTGTTTCGAAGCGTTGAGACTTCAGCGTCGTTAAACTAGAATGCatgcccgcgcgttgctgcgggaTTTGGATCGAGTTTGCAGATAATTTTCAGTTCCCGGCGGAGGCGGAGAggctggaggaggtggcggcgCAGGTGGCGGAGCTGGCGGATATTTGCAATAGGATGGAGGAAGGGTTGGTGCCTCTGCAGCAGCAGATAAGGGAACTGTTCCACAGGGCCGTGAGGAGCAGGACGGAGGTGCTTGAGGTTTTGGACCAAGGTGGTAAAGGTACTCCACCCATGATGTGAAATTGGATTTGATTGAACAAACATGGTGCTTGGAGTTTTTTGATGCTGCAAATGTGGATTGTATAGTTATAGAAGAAGGGTTTGGTTTTGGGTAGGATTGAGTATATATAGCTCTAATAGCTTCAGCTGCTGATCAAGAAGATTGAGCTGATGTAGTAATGCTTTGGTTATctactctgtttttttttttgggtgtttaATTATCTGAGTACCCCTAAACGAAACTCTAACTGGAAGAGGACTTGTACACATACCCAATTAAGTTGgtgttttctctttttgttgagTTTTTGAAATCAGAGAATCACTTGTTCTTCAATCTCTCtttgttcctttcttctttgtcatGTACAGGCTAGGGTGTCCTGAGCATTTGTTGATATTACTAATATACGAAAGTTGAGTACGTTCCACTGTTATTACTGTTCATCAAGGGGTGGAGAAGACTTTTTCGTCCTTgcttttttgttaaatttcagGAGTAATCGGTGTTTCGGATGATGTTCTCTGGGCAGATGCGTCTTTGGACAGCGGTTTTCAGTTTTGTAGTGGTGTCCGACACGATGTCGGCTGGGTCTATCCGTCTTTCGGTATGGGAAAATGTTTAGAAAAGTAGAGGAGCAGGAGAGCCATAAGTTTGGGTTTGTGTTGGAAAGTTACTGAGCGATCGAAGGTTTGCAGATTTTCTTTTGCTGGGTTCGTTTTTCTGGCTTCATTAAGATGCTTGGaaattttttttcagtttttggttaGACTGATCTCTCTGTTTTATGTGATACAAGGGATTGTGGTGTTTTGATAGAAAGAGAAGTAAGAGTGTTTGGTTTCGGGAGAGTGAGGATTGCAGGTATGGAACTTTTCTCTTGCTATGGTTTCTGTTAGTTGTCGTTTTCGTTGATTGGGTGTTTTCGTTGTTGGTTTTGGATTAATATGGGTTTTTATGTTTTGGGGGGTTTTGTTTCTTTGGATATGGAATCTGGGTAATTGATTGAGAGGGTTTCAGGTTGTGAGCTTCGGTTGTATTGGTTGCTATTAATTTTTTATCAAAATCTGCAGGAATTTGTGATTTAtgtaattttgtcttcaaatgTGCTGATGTGTATCTTTTGTTGCTTTTAGCGATAGAGATTCGAAAGTACTTGCAGTAAAGGGATGAGTTTAGGATCAAAGTGTGCTCTGATTGTAAACACTTTGTGCTAGGATTCTGACCCTTTATTTCTGCTGAATATTCTGTTTGTTCTATAGttttaaattttcttctttGTGAGAACTTTGTTGGGTATTTGAATCATTGTGGTTCTTTCTGCTGTCGTTTTTTATTGGGCGActttgttgttgttaattttgAATTGATATTGGTTTTTATGTCTTAGACCATTTGTTTATCTTCGAGTTCGGGATCTCGATGATTGATCGAAAAGATTTGAAAGCTCAAGCTATGTTTTTAATGTTTAAcacttcaaaatttttgattACATGATAGTCTACTTGATTTCATGGATTTCTTTTGTGATTTTTGTTAGATTGGTTGCTATTTGATTTAAATATGTCTTCAAATGTTCTTATCTGTATCATCTGTAGATCAACTCTCTCATTGTTAATTATGCAGCATGTTATTGATCTGAGCattgcttttgttttgcaaTATCTAAATTGCCTAAACAGTTGGGTTAAGGGTTTAGTCATAAGAATTGGAAAATGGTTCTAGCAAAGACATAAGTTTGGATGATCGGTATAAATGATGTCCTGAAAAGTctaaataatgaaaaaaaagtCTAGCTGATTTGACTAAAACCGACAAAGGTTTAACTTTGTCTTCAGATGTTCTCCTATTTTAAAGAATAAATACTATATCACCAGAATGATAAGATACTGCAATGTTTTTGATACATGACTCACTTCATACTTACTTCCAATCCTTGAAATCAAAAGACCAAAACACATTGTTTAACATTTACTCTGTATTAATTTTTGTCTTTATTGTTGTTAAATTGGATTTTGCAGTCAAATACATGCTTCATCTGCGAGTTAAACATTAGTTGTTAGTAGGTTAGCATCAGATGGCAACTAACTTTGTAATCTGTGTCTTATACCACAAAGTCCAAATATATTTTCTCCTCTTTTTCTCAAAGCAATCTAAAATTTTCCTATGCTCAATTCAAAACTTTAAAACTAACAGAACAGTATAAACATTGTGCATATACTGCCTTTAGATATAGAGTACAGAACAGCATCCTGGCATCTATTTTTGACAATAGCATATATTTTTGATAAACAAGATGCTGCAATTCTTATCTATTTCTGTCAAATCGCTCTTGATGTTTTATAGTTTCTGTTAAACAAAGGAACTTGTATAAAAATTTTGTA encodes the following:
- the LOC133742484 gene encoding protein ROH1A; translated protein: MGATDNQNSFLNRISIRRNQVVSMEGSHDQELEDLEHFQKHVADRFLDLLSPPEDSPSDPFLSIAWIRKLLDVFLCCEAEFKAVVLMGRDPIQITKPPLDRLVPEFLDRVVKALDICNAVSSGVESVRHFQKLAEIAVSALEQRPIGDGQVRRAKKALNSLVTAMAIEDKEGQTTKATERTWSFGRRTGVSAPNKDRAAGHFRALSWGMSKGWSSAKQIQAMSMNLVAPRGNETSSLVQPVYIMSTIMLFVMWILVTAVPCQERTGLMTHFQVPRNLVWAQSLIGLQDKIAEEWKKKEKKCAAGLLEELQKMEKLGQSLIEFADNFQFPAEAERLEEVAAQVAELAEICKRMEEGLVPLQQQIRELFHRAVRSRTEVLEVLDQGGKGTPPMM